In Gigantopelta aegis isolate Gae_Host chromosome 2, Gae_host_genome, whole genome shotgun sequence, the sequence CACGACAGTAGCTGGTTTATCATACAATTTaatagaacatatatatatatatatatatatatatatatatatatatatatatatatatatatatatatatatatatatccattatttAATCCTGCATTCTTTCAGTgttgctccacaaggctcaatgggtaggtgtaaaccacttgcaccgaccagtgatccataactggttcaacaaaggccatggtttgtgctatcctgcctgtgggaagcgcaaataaaagatcctttgctgctaatcggaaagagtagcccatgtagtggcgacagcgggtttcctctcaaaatctgtgtggtccttaaccatatgtctgacgccatataaccgtaaataaaatgtgttgagtgcgtcgttaaataaaacatttctttctgtctttcggtgttgttatttgttttgatcTTTACGATTTTCGCTGATTTTGTTAGTGTGTCAGATAGAGAgtaggaaataaaaaaaagaaagaaagaagatggCAGCCTCCATGGAAAAACTCGTGACCAAAGCAATTGACCAATATTTAAAGTTATACCAAAACCCAGAGGATTTTTTCAGGTACAAACGGTTTAGTGCTAATGTTGATGGTTTCTATATTTCACAGTTACGTCAATGTGGCTAGTCTTGTTTATGGGTTGAACAAATACAGCGTAGTAGTTACAAAGATTGGCCCTCGTATCGGCTCGAGTGCAAGCGCTTACGCTTCGACTCGTTTTTAATATCGATTAAGAAAGCAGCGTGGTAGGACGTAGCCGGCATAGGCCCGGGGCCAGGGCAGTGGTAGGAACGGCAGCTTAACTTGTTGAAAATCAGACTCGCTTCAGTGTCTGGTCAACTCATCCCATCTTTGTTGTCAATTTCAATTTGTCCCGACCTCGCGTATCTGGCttgcggtgaactcgtatggaaaacttactcgtatgggggaaaatgcagtgaactcgtatggaaatccacaagtgaactcgtatggaagacCAACTCgtatgggggaaaatgcagtgaactcgtatggaaattaCAAACTCATATATCCAATACTCATTATACTGTATAGCAacttgtgtgttgtttttatgcagagttcgacaaatccgctaccCCAACGTCCGTGGccagtggtttttaagttcgggctagtgagaaacgcaaaacatgcatgcattgtttacggTTTCTGTtgcaggaaataagtctaatgacatgcatgTTTTAATTATAGGTGACTGCTGTTGACGCACAAACTGCGGTTAACACGCAAATAGTTGACTGATGGGGACATgaagcatgtatacaaaacaagtgtcaaaatacacatttaagagaaatatcaaagcatatctgcatatccatacatccccatacgagttcaccattattttttccatacgagttcacgcATCCCGCGTATCTCTCCTGAGTTACCATGATACCCCCAAGTGGAATTCTCCCAAGTCCACCCTTTAGACctggaaaatattttgttgacttgcttgcttaaagggacattcctgagtgtcaCGTACTAGCAACTATGAAGAACAACATAATTCAGGATATAAACAATAATTGTAATTTACAATAATCTCataaatattcacaaatataACACACCATACCCTTTCATACCACCCATCGATTTCATATTTAACACAATCATTCATTCCCGCATACCATTCACACCAAATTCACAACAATAGTTTACAATATTATGTCGTCACATAATATTGCATAATAGTCCACCAACAAACTATCAATGAATCACACAAGTTGCAAAGTCATGTTATTACACAAGTAACCAGTTCTCAGTCCACGGAGCACCTAGTATCTACTTAGATACACCAAACACCGAATTCACCACCTCTCTCAGCTCTCCATCCAGTTTTCCATTGCATCATCTCTTACGAACTAAGAGACCCCTCAACATCACGAAAGACAGCCCTGACCCCGTGACGCAACTCTTGTTATAACTTCCACCGCACCTGGGGCACATCTCACGTAGcataaaaactacaacaaaagaTTATTGAAATTACCACATTGTACCACATCCATATTTAACCACATACCCGGTACTagttcacatacatacatacatgtattacacgcTCATAAACTAGTTCAGTTATTAATACATTCAATTAATAATCCATTCCTTTCTTCGTTTACACAAACTCATAATATGcatacaatgtttaaatacataaagATCCACAAACCAACATTTATCTCATACCACATATTTTACAAGCTTTAACATTTAAGCTTAATGTAAAACATATACACATGATTCTACTCACGCTCTTATACCAGCTTTTAATGTACACCCACATATCTCgttccaatatattttttccaaACGTCTCTACCAAAGAATGTGTTACCAGTGACCAGTACACTACACCACACTGCTTTTATTCACCAAAACTACTCACACCCAAGCTCCCAAAGCATGCACCACACAGTATTTCATACCCACACTCTACAGTCATTCTCAACAACTACAAGCCAAGCTACAGCTCTATTGATCTATTGCATTAATAGTAACGCACAAGGCTGTCAATAATTATACACCAAGCTATTTCTGACTTCTAATGCTACATTGCCTCAGCTACATAAAACATACTGACAAAGTGAACAGTGACAATGTAGctcaatacaaaaaataataataataatttacaaaatacatttgacTTGTGACACTGagtttgtaagatgtttccgactaataaaatatttatacaattaaacttatatattaaatatatcttcttctttagaatagaatatcagtgtctgtatattcaatgtgtttctggtcgtattaatatttgtaagaagccgaaactggattctgtcttcaaataatttcgtacgtacgaaaaaacaccatattttaggaaataaaatgaaatttaacctagcacacatattagaacgatcagaaacacgtttagtatatagccactaatattttatgcagaaaaatatttttgatatgtaattacaatcgttaaaacgtcaataacatcttaaaatttacagcaaactcaggattgtccctttaataccTTTCAGTTTTGTGAAGGAACagccactccccccccccccccccccccccccccccacccacccccccacaccccccccccccccccccccccccccccccccccccccccccccccacccccccccaacccccaacccaccccccccccctccccccccccccccccccccccccccccccccccccccccccccccaaaaaaaaacccctcaataACAAAACTGCATTAGTACCATTACTGTTATGCCCACCTTGGTTAAATGGCTAAAATCAAATTCTACTGTGATCAAATAtggcaaacaaaatatatatatataaaaaagattatATAAATAAGAAACAGTCAACCCAAGCCTcaggattttaaattttatattggaaATATTTCTTTGGTTATGTGTCCTTTGATTGTTGAAACCCATcacaggcattgaaataagcattgtgtctagtaacccatttacaggttaccacaaaatatagtctggtaacctataggttaccacaactatatgaaagttagaatttaaTTCCTGTTAGTAgtgttactactacttttaacgcggacgttctgaaattgtatcggtgcACGCGAACATTGGTACGAGtaacgaaatccggaagtaaatgaAAACGCGGATTGCCGGAATTGCTTTGCACGAACACCGGTGTAATTTTGTACGAGAAAACGAAATGCAGAAGTAAATTCGTCTAGTGAACACTGCTTAAATGCcgaatgactataattgcttgcaattgcacaagtacgcgagaacatcgatgcaattccttacgagaaaatgaaacgccGAAGTCTGGAATgaattgcctggtttacgtttgGAAACGAAACTACAGTTCGTTGAActttttgtcgagaacgaaagaccgttctcgacttttcttacatgtggtaacctctcggtaacctgaatgaccgttctcgacttatttcgatgcctgcatcAGAAACTGTTTTTCCGTAAACTTGCGTGATCGTTGCACTATTTTGTAACTGGTTAGGTGAGCAGTGTTGTACATGCCTACAGTTAGTTTGCCTTGCGATTTTTGTGGGATAGTATATTCTCTGAAGGAATGGTGTTTCTGAAAATTCACTATTCTGTTGGAATactggtaaaaaaaacccctaaatttTGACCCCTGAAATCCTGAATCTTGTAACtgctgtattttttaaaatactggtATTATTCAtttgtcaaaacatttatttcaagaACCGTCACAGTGGACATGAATATATTTACTTCTAAAGTAGCTAATTCAATTGTTTGTACACCTTTTTGTATTTGTGCTGTTTTAGCTTACATTTTGGCACAATACCATGTTTGCCCAATGCCTTTATCAAGTTTATGACTgtcttgataattttatttgttataatttttttttaacagcatAAACAAGAAATTGGTAACTAACTTGAAAAGCACAACCAAATCCATATATGAAATTACCAGACAtcaaatttcaatacaaaatgctGGTTTACCAGAACTGATAATTAAAGACTTTGATGATGAACAAATATGGCAGCAGTTAGAACTAAGAAACGACTCAAGCGTTCAAAATTTGCTGAGTGATGTTGCCAGATTGGTGGCATCCAAGGACTCGTTAGCATTTCAGCCACGTGGTCCTGATAGACATGACAAAACAACAAAGACATCAGGAGCCAGTGATGATGCGGAGAGTTCTGCTGATGCTCCAAGTTCAGAAGAAAATGATTCAGATTCAGACACAGACACGGAGCTGTCCAGAATCAAAGCACGTCTGTCTGCCATTGAAAACAACCCAGCTCTTGCCACGGGGTCAGACAGTGATTTAGATTTCGACTTCGATgttggtaatgatgatgatgcagATGATGATGTTGAAGGTGATAAAATGGACGATGGTGAAGGACTTGGAGGTGGTGAATCAGACTCTGAAGAACAGAACAGCAGGAGGAAGAAGCCGTCTTACAAGAGTGAGGTAGATGATCgctttttcaaaatggctgaTTTGGAGGAATTTCTCAGTGTTGAGGATGCAAAGGAAGAAAGAAGACGGAGGAGGGAGATGCAAGGAACAAAGCCGGACGATGAAAATGATGACGATTCAGAGGAAGATGATGACGTGGACATGTTTCAGAATATATCATCATCGGACGAAGATGAAGAGGTACATCTGCATTTAATCTATTTGATGGTTGTTAAAGAGAATTCGCTGTAACCATAACACTACTAACAGCCAATTTAGCCCTTGGTCATGTGTtaggcatacatgtacatatataattttgtcattttgtaatgTAAGAGGGTgtagaataaatgtttttggcaTATATACAGATAGATGGTAAGAGAAATTTAGTTTTTGCCaatccaaccagtgcttcaTTAACAATGATATCTTTCTAGACAATACTTCACAATACTAGAATTGCACTAAAACTGACCATTCTTATTGACAAATATTTGTTGCTTCTTTAAACACTAAAATTGttgatttaattgttttacttaCAACTGAATAAAAAAGATGGTTCCTATCTTAATATTATTGagaacatgtattatattatattataatatattatatattataatattagtcCCCTGTCGGGCCAACAGTTTTGGCTCTGTCAGTTAGgtacaggatgtagcccagtggtaaagcgctcacttgatgcatggttggtctgaGATCAAACCCCttcagtagacccattgggctatttctcgcttccagccagtgcaccataactggtacatcaaaagccatggtatgtgctatcctgcctgtgggttggtgcataaaaaagatctcttgctattaatggaaaattgtagcaggtttcctcgctaagactatcagtatgtcagaattaacaaacgtttgacatccaatagccgatgattaataaatcagttgggctctagtggtgtcgttaaacaaaacaaaactatctgTCATTTGGTCCATCCATCTGTGTGTGCTACATATACTTTTCAGGATTTTAGTTTTCACAATGCCTAAAGATATTTCAGACAAAGTTTGACTTCGATGGAAATTGacccatttttaacagagttatggcccttgtacTTAGAAGATACCAAAATTTTATTGacccatttttgacaagagttatggtcttgaacttagaagatacgaaaatttgttgggccatATATACTCCtcaaaaaaagtaggagaacctgaaatattaatgttaatatcaactattagaccgaacatatgtttttgaccacagacatcctagtaaagaatgttcaggtctgtttatcaacacaccaaaacacattccatagtttgcacatgcatcacgcagttgccccgtacacgtgcgtggggtgtcattctcgattttgacaatttccaggaaggtccattaatcactgtggaacattatttctttcaatctttttcattctgttgatcatacagttgttattgttttgtttttagtcatttttattgtttgaatttgcgatttactgataaaaaaacgtcaactttcaaatttcacttctgaccccaatcgtccttcaagatctttggtggttaTACAACCTACTGTAATACAGAACTATCGATTGtgatgtttgcccaattaattcactattatcatataactattctccacagctaatataccttacaattttggcaattgtaaattcttattagagttcccctactttttttaaagagtatatattgctttagctgttctctcagaatgcttgttaagtCACTGTTGTCTGTTTTTGCTTTTGTTCTATTAATTATTCTTTGACATTATTgggttgtacatgtatgtatattatttcCAGGCTAGAAACTTGAAGTACACTGATTTCTTTGAACCTCCTGATGAGGAGACGGAAAACACAAGGGAGTTGAAGGAGAAGACATCTGGAAAAGAAGCAGGTCGATTATCCAAGAAGAAAGTCTCATTCAGCGAGGAAAAGTatctatttttttcttatttttttttcttcatctctttgttgtttttcctttttttttttcttcttcatctcttttttttctttttcttcttcatctctttgttgttgttttttgattcatctctttgttgttgttgttttttgatgCGTAGTCAGTTTATGATCAATTTCTaacggtatgtgctgtcctgtctgttggaaagttcctataaaagatcctttgttgatTCTTCAGTAGCAGTAACCTAATTATGTAGTAGGAACAGATTTCGTTTTCTACattctgtgtggtacttaaccatatgtctgatgccatataaccataattaaaatgtgttgaatgcgtccttaaataaaacacttctttctttttattatgtaGTAGGAACAGATTTCGTTTACTACATATATGATGAAATCTCTattgtctgtttgtttattgCACACATAAATGTTTCTACGTTTCAAGGAAATCTGGTGTGAAGAGGAAGAAAGATGGCAGCCTGCTGCCAGACTCTGACAGTGAGGGTGAGGAGATCGTGGATGTTATCGGAGGCAAGACCGAGGAGAACCTGTCAACGTACGAGAAACGACAGAAAAAGGTCATTTCAATTTGCTATTTTCATCATAGACTTGAAAGAAGATTAATGTTTCATCCTACACAGAGATGTACAGGTTTCCTTTTTCGGGAGGGTAGGGTAGGCCGATTTTTGtctgaattaaataaaaatggcaaaactggataacaacatttattcatattacagggctagctctgggtgagcaaaatgtttcgccaaattgtctattaaacttcaaaaattgcagaaatcaccAGTTACattctaaaaaattaaattattttgccaaattaaaataaaattcaccgactactttcaaaattcgcaattggcgaatttgacAAGTTCCAGAGCCCTGATGTtatcattactaccaaacagctatatagggttgtaaatgAATCACTTTGCATTTAATATTGTCTTTCCgaccagctcattttgcctgaatGTCTCCATCATTTTTGCCTGCATACAAAGACACTTTTGTGTTTGGCTCTTGAGcgaatttaatttttctttgcaTACATTTAGCAGTGGAATTTGGGCCATGgatgtttgttaaaaacaacaatttagaagcaaataaaattgatttaatattatagtaattaCAAAACCTATActtattatatatgtttaataaaactagattatgtaaaacatttaattgtgtaattcttgtttaaagttgtcagacatattttatggtcttgctcaagccagtgcatcatgactgatatatcaatggtcgtagtatgtgctatcctgtctgggatggtgcatatatataaaaaaaaaagtttgttttgtttaacgaaaccactggagcacattaatgttaattaatcatcggctattggatgtcaaacatttggtaattctgactcgtagtcattagaggaaacccgctacatttttcctaatgcagcaaggtatcttttatatgcactttcccacagacaggatagcacatacaacgacctttgaccagttgtggtacactggttggaatgaaaaaaaaccccaatcatctgaatggatccactgagatggttcgatcccatgatgcaagcacctcaagtgagcactcaaccgaccctggtgcatataaaagatcccttgctactaatggaaaaaatgtaatgggttacctctcttagactatatgtcagaatgaccagatgtttgacatccaatagccgatgattaataaatcaatgtgctccagtggtgttgttaaacaaaacaaactttaacttttattttattttataagtgtTCTAACTAAACCACAAGGACATCCTATTATCAGTATAAGAATACGCTAACCAGGCTCAAACCTGCCTTGATCATGaacagtggtacagcgctcactcgatgcgtggttggtgtgggatcgatcccccatcggtgggcctattgggctatttctcattctagccagtgcatcatgactggtatatcaaaggctgtggtatgtactaccctgtctgtgggatggtgcatataaaagatcccttgctgctaatcgaaaagagtagcccatgaagtggtgacagcgggtttcctccctcaatatctgtgtggtccgtaaccgtatgtctgacgccatataaccgtaaatataatgtattgagtgtgtcgttaaataaaccatttctttccttctttctttgatCATGCACACCGAGTTGTTTGTGTTACAGCTGAAGACGAAGATAGCGGAAATGGAGGATGCCAGTCTAGTGGAAAAGCCGTGGCAGCTGTCTGGAGAGATCACGGCACAGGCTAGACCGGAAAACAGTCTACTGGAGGAGTACGTGCAGTTTGAACACACAACAAGACAAGGTGCATttagtagcccagtggtaaagcaacaatctaattaaataaaattagctccactagttaattactactactacctgtggatctaacagcatcccattggagctcatgtccagttgacctttcgtTCGAccaatcatgccagtgatttgaaaagaatttgaaaacattctcccaaataatgttataaaaggtgaagtgtgattggtcgatatttaaattattatttatagatgaaatgtcacctggacatgggagtccacgcaatgctgttatatctactggtagaccagtatagctaattttaattggatTGGTCAAGCAAGGGCTCGCTGGATGTGCAGTTGgtataggatcaatccctgtcgttgggcccattgggctatttcacggtctagccagtgcatcacgactagtatatcaaaggccgtggtatgtgctatcctgcctgtgggatggtgcatataaaaatcccttgctattaatggaaaaatgtagcgggtttcctctctaagattgtatgtcaaaattaccaaatgtttgacatccagtagcctatgattaataaatcaatgtgcgttTATGACACAATGAtacgttttaatattttatactcCGTTAACTGGTCTGTTCTCTTTGTTAGAtgttgacgtccaatagccgatgataagataaaaaatcaatgtgctctagtggcgtcgttaaataaaacaaactttactttgttagATGCACTGGCGTCCCACATAGGCTACTACCATCAAAcagcagcaaaggatttttttatatgacaGAGGAGTATGCATAGTCACTGATTGGACAGTATACTGAAATGTTACATCAAAAAAATATCCTCATTATTCTCATAATTATCACTATTTTAGCCATTTAGCAGAATATTGATGATCTTAAGTATCAGGtttgagaattgaaaattcTTTAACTCATTTATGGGCTTCACAAAAGATTTTCAGTTTTCAGTtttcagaccctagtttcaatcagtgtaaaatggacactaaatgtGGTTAATCTggcaaacttgtaacacatttggatacgtttgcaacagagtgaaacaagagtctgtgacctTAACACCAGGATATCTCCTTAAAAATAAGACTAGAGCTCGTTTccttaaccattacttctcagatgcacatgtGTCTTAAAgaatatgacaaatgcattttgaggtATTAGGAACACagggatgaccagaaacacttcgaacatacggaaatggataatttaaacaataaaaatttatgtaatatttgattttacagggcttcttgaatttttataaaatccactagccatgggatcaatgattaaaaattcactagccctactttagttttaagttaatacaattttactaaataatagtaataatcagatatgtcacctaaagagggagatccagcttaaaaacactatcaCTGAgggagcaggatattcatatttacaaaatagacttaactgcaatagTTGACCAAATTTGTTTCTAGTCGTCGgacatggcaataatagttagttactagctcaacattgaatatcactagccatgggagtggggcaaCCATAATCACTggattttagtcatcaaaaactGCTCTTTGTCTACTAGTCAATAATACGCCATCGTGTTTAAAAATGtgggtctgtcattttaattttgtgtaacctGTTATGATCATGGCAATCCTGTTCTAAATTTAATGCACAAATGAAAATAGGTTACGTGAAACAAGACTTGCGTGAGCTACATGTGGAAGAACTCTTTTTCACACAATTTTCAGAGGACTGAGAATgataaattgttgtttttaacagCACCAGTGATAACAGAGGAAACCACCAAGACACTTGAAGATATCATTAGACAAAGAATCAAAGACCAggtacattttttgtttgtaaaatttTAATGCAAGTCTAGATTTGTGTAGTAGAACTAGAAGCATATATTTGTTTAGACGTCTAACCAGAGCATAATTCCATAGGTTCATCACTTGAGATTATTACacagtatatatttgtataatagaagcttacatttgtatacatgtcTAACCAGAGAGAAATTCCATAGGTTCATCACTTGAGATTATTACacagtatatatttgtataatagaagcttacatttgtatacatgtcTAACCAGAGAGAAATTCCATAGGTTCATCACTTGAGATTATTACacagtatatatttgtataatagaagcttacatttgtatacatgtcTAACCAGAGAGAAATTCCATAGGTTCATCACTTGAGATTATTACacagtatatatttgtataatagaagcttacatttgtatacatgtcTAACCAGAGAGAAATTCCATAGGTCCATCTCTTGGGATTACTATGAAGTCTAGATTTGTATAATAGAAGCTT encodes:
- the LOC121378488 gene encoding U3 small nucleolar ribonucleoprotein protein MPP10-like gives rise to the protein MAASMEKLVTKAIDQYLKLYQNPEDFFSINKKLVTNLKSTTKSIYEITRHQISIQNAGLPELIIKDFDDEQIWQQLELRNDSSVQNLLSDVARLVASKDSLAFQPRGPDRHDKTTKTSGASDDAESSADAPSSEENDSDSDTDTELSRIKARLSAIENNPALATGSDSDLDFDFDVGNDDDADDDVEGDKMDDGEGLGGGESDSEEQNSRRKKPSYKSEVDDRFFKMADLEEFLSVEDAKEERRRRREMQGTKPDDENDDDSEEDDDVDMFQNISSSDEDEEARNLKYTDFFEPPDEETENTRELKEKTSGKEAGRLSKKKVSFSEEKKSGVKRKKDGSLLPDSDSEGEEIVDVIGGKTEENLSTYEKRQKKLKTKIAEMEDASLVEKPWQLSGEITAQARPENSLLEEYVQFEHTTRQAPVITEETTKTLEDIIRQRIKDQSWDDVERKEKRKEEPFEYKKRIALDMEQSKLSLGEVYEQEFLKQQQKEEEEKEDPQHEDIRKMMTSLFLKLDALCNFHYTPKQILPEVKIVSNVPSIVMEEVAPVSVSDAKLLAPHEIQEKEKGELKGKQEKSVADRKRERRNKKAMKRQRRLDKEKREKVVSRMNPGLGNKYSKEKAMKDLEKQSKLAKNVTVIKDSASRKAVGSSTAFFTQLQEEVTSHIQKSKEKKVAKKTDRSSALKLKL